The DNA window TAAAACAATTGGAATCATTACCAAGCTGACCGAGCCGCCTTGTGGCATCCGGAAAGAAATGAAATCCAACACAAATCCAAGAGCCGCGAAAATTGCAATTTCTGTCATCAACAATACTTTTTTATTTCTCATGACTTCCTCCTTAGGTGTTGTGTACATCACCAGAAGGGTCGTGAATAAAACCATATTAAAAACGACGTCAGGACAGAGCCTGGCGTCGTTGTAAGAGCCGGTTTCCATCCACATCCCTGCGCAAGTGTTAACTTACAGGTTCAAAGGGTAAGAACAAATGTTCACTCTCAGCAAAAGCTCCCCTTGTGGTGTATACAACTATATTAACAGTCACCTGTATTATACACAACACTGTTCTTTTATGCAACATCGTTTTAAGATGATGTGATAGGGTAAAGATGAGAATAGTTACGATACTTGAAAGGTGGTGGAGGCAGCCGGGATATTAGGCTTGCCAAAAGGATGATTGAATTGTTAAAAGAATTGATAAAGATTCAAAGTGATACCAAAGAGGGTGCCAACAAAGCTCTTCTTTTCTGTGCCGATTGGCTAAAAACCAAAGGAGAATCCGTGAAGGTTCATGACAATAAAGGCTACTTGATGTTGACAGCTGTTAAAGGGCAAGGAGAAGAGACGATTGTCTGGAATGGTCACGTTGATGTAGTTCCGGGTCATAAAGAGCAATTTGTACCTGTTGAAGAAGGAGATCGACTTTACGGGCGAGGCGCTGCTGACATGAAAGCCGGAGTTGCAGCCATGATGCAGGCGTTTGTCGAACTCGACAGTTCCCTCGTAACTCGCGAAGTGCAGTTACATATTGTCACTGATGAAGAAATTGGCGGACGCCATACATCCAAGTGGCTCGTCGAACAAGGATTCCACGGTGATTTTGTCATTTGCGGAGAACCTACCGGATTAAAAGTCGGGCTTCAATCTAAAGGGATTTTGAGAATGGATATGGTTTTTAAAGGAAAACCTGCTCATGGTAGTCGTCCATGGGAAGGAATTAACGCCATTGAATCTGCGATGAAATTCCATCTGTCTGTCGCCGATTTACCGTTCCGAAAAGAATCCACCGAATATTACGAGCAACCTTCTGTCAATCTGCCCATCATCAAAGCAGGACAACGCTATAATGTCGTTCCTGAAGTTTGTGAAATGTCTTACGATATCCGTTTTATGCCAGGACAGCAAAAAGAAGAGATCGTTCGACAATTGGTGGACTTGGCTGAGACTTTGAACGTTACTATGGATTATAAAGCTTCGGGATCTACACCTCCTCTAACAACTACAAAAGACAATCCATTTATTCAAAGCTTGCAAAAAGCAATTACAGCTACTACACAACAACAAGCTGTTTTGTTTGGTCAGCACGGCGCAGCCGACACACGTTATTATGCAGCCGTAAACGGCGGTGAAGGTGCCATTGAATTCGGACCAAGTGGTGACGACTGGCATGGCAATGCGGAATATGTAACGATTTCAAGTGTTCACGCATACAAAAACATCTTGCTGGCACATGCGCAACTGACGTAAAAGGTTTGCATTATAGAGAACTCGGGAAAACAACAATCACTACGATTATGAATGGAGAGATTTAAATGGCAATTGGAAGACTACTGAAATCTGCAATCAAATATGGCCCTATAGCATATCCCATTATTCGCAAAGTATTAAACAAAAGAAAACAAGGCAAAGCAGGTCAATCCCCTACTAAACAGCCTACTAAAAAACGCTAATAAAAAACGTTCTGGCATATATGCCGGAACGTTTTTTATTAGCATGAAACAGCTACTCTTCTTCCATAAAAAAGTGAACCTCTCAGTATTTAGAGAAAAGTGAATATGCATTTTCGCACATTTTAAACGTAAGGGATTTCTTGCTGTAAAGCCAAGTAACCTGTTTTGTTTTGATCAGAAGGTCGCTTCGCCGTTTCTTCAGCTTCGCTATCTTTTGGTTTCTTCTGTTCTTGCTGTTCTTGTGCTTCTATAATTTCCTCAAAAGACAGCGGGTTTGCTGGTGGCAGTTCAGAATTTTCTATAGTCCACGCTTCTTGATAGTTTTCGAAAAATGCGTTTGCCATCGCCTGGTAACCAATTACGTTCGGATGAACATCGGCTGGATTTGGAATTTTATCCACGCCGTTTGCACCAAATGGTTGGTCTACTGACACAAAAACAGCACCCGCTTTTTCAGCTGACAGTCGAAGAATTTCATTAAGCCGATCCAGTTGTTTGGACGTGCCATTTTTTTGACTTTCACGGACGTGAGGGTATGCAAAATAATAGCCCATCACATAAACAGTGGCATCTGGAGATTTTTCGGTAAGCTCAGACAAGATTAAGTCCATATTTTTTCTTGCTCCATTGAGCGCAAAATCTACTTGACGTTGTTGAAAAGTCAAAGAACCTTGTTTCGAGTCGTTTTGCACTAAACGCAACAGATCATTTGCTCCAGCTGATATCGTTATCAGATTAGCTGACCCAAGCACTTTTTCCGCCTCATCTGTTTGTATACTGTCTAACACATCAGCCGTTGTAAATCCAGGAAATGCCAAATTTTTCGAATAAAAGGCCACGGGTTGATTGCGTGTTAGTTCTTGATGGATCAAATCGGTATAACCCGTATCTATTTGTTGATTGGGTGTTTGTCCTGCTGCTAGTGAATCCCCGATTGCCACATACGCGGCAGGGATTTGTATCGCTGCTTGCGCAGAGGCCGTTCCACTAAACAATAGAAAACCAGCCATTGCTGCCATCCAATACTTCTTCATCTCCATCACCTCTTAGAATGCCCAGTTTCCGTTTCGGAAGATAGGCTCTTTTGAACCATCAATCGTGATGCCATCAATATTCATGTGCTCACTGCCTATCATGAAATCTTCATGGACAATTGACGTGTTAAGGCCGATAGCTGCTAGTTGATTGCGCTCTAAATCGCGTGCACCTTCGTAGCAAGTAGGATAAGAATCGCCAATCGCTAAATGATTTGAAGCATTTTCATCGAATAAGGTATTGTAAAACAGAATATTCGAATCGGAAATTGGAGAATGGAATGGCACTAATGCCACTTCTCCCAAATAAGCTGCCCCTTCGTCGGCGCTAATCATTTCGTCTAGAAGTTCTTGTCCTGTTGCTGCTTTGGCCTGAACAATTTTCCCTTTTTCAAAAGTCAGTGTAAATCCATCAATCACATTGCCTTGGTAGACCAGTGGCTTTGTGTTCTGAACGATGCCATCTACTCCATGCTTCAACGGAACGGTGTAAACTTCTTCGGTCGGCATATTCGCAATAAATGGATTTCCTTGAGGCGTTTTTGACGCACCAGACATCCAAATGTGCTTGTCTGGAAGTTCAATAGTTAAATTCGTTCCAGGTGCACTATACTGCAATTTCACGTAACGTTTATCGTTTAATTGCATAGCTCGTTTCTCTAACAAGGCGATGTGGTTTTTCCAAGCTTCCACTGCATTGCCTTCACCGATTCGTACAGTTTTGAAAATAGCTTGCCATAAAGACTCCATTTGTTGTTCAGCCGGCAAGTTGGGAAACACTTTTTGTGCCCATTTTGAGGACGGAATTGCAACAATCGACCATGCTACTTTGTCCGTTCCAACTGCTTGACGATAGCGCTCTAACGCTGTTCCTGAAGCTTTTTGCCAATCGGCCAAACGTTTTGCTGGAATTCCAGTTAGCAAATCCGGATCTTCCGCATCAATCCACAGGAAAGCCCCACCCGTATTAACAACTTCGTCTCGCTGTAAGACAGACCATTCTGGATATTCTTTAAATGTATCATCAGGAGCTAATTCAAAATGCGTTCGTGTCAATACCGGATCTTCGTAATTAACCTGTACGCGTTTAGCACCTGCTTCATAAGCTTTTCTAACGACAATCCGCGTAAATTCAAGCGTGTCAATTGTTGTATTGATGACGACCAATTGTCCTTTTTGAACATTTAATCCGACATAAACCGTTAATTCAGCGTATTGTTCAAGCTTTTCATGAAAATTCATCGCTTATTCCCCTTCGCGGCAATGGTTTTGCTAGATCCTTCGATTAACTTACCACCATGAACAATTTTTTGAACAGGCTTAGAAGGCAATTCTTTCGTAAATTTTTTATAATGACGTTCATCAGCATACGCCAACAAAGTCAATACTTCACCATCAGCCCCAGCTCTTCCGGTTCTCCCTGAACGATGTAAGTATTGCTCAACGGTTTGTGGAACATCGACGTGAACCACATGCGTCACCAAATCGATATCCAATCCACGTGCCGCTACTTCTGTTGCAATCAAAACGGCTACTTCCCCTTTACGAAAAGCATCTAATGCTTTTTTACGTTCATCTTTTTTCATTTCAGAATGCAATGTGACGATTTTCGCGTCACGGAATTTCAATTTATTTTCCTTCATTAGCAACTGATCTAAGTTATTCACAAACGCTAATGCTTTCATGCCTGGAATATGCGAAATGCTGCGCAGCAATTCCGTTTTATCACGTTCATCCACTTTGATGAATGAATGCGTCACTTTGCCAAACATTGGTAAATCTGCAGCTGTTACTTGCAGACGCGTTGGATGTTGCATTAACCGTTCGGCAACTACTTCTATTTCTTCTGTAATGGTCGCAGACACAAGAACCAATTGGCGATCATGTTGCGTTTTTTCAATCAAGTCTTTCATAATCCCACGGTGCTCACGCGCCATTAACTGATCGCCTTCATCCAATACCAACATACGGATTTCATGCATTTTCAATTTTTTCGTTTTCACTAATTCATTTAGACGTCCCGGAGTTCCAACTACAATCGTTGGCTTTTTCTTCAGCTTTTCTAATTGACGCTGCATATTTGCACCACCAATCAACTGCGTAACGGTTACGTCTGTTCCTTCTGTCCACTCACGTAAGACATTAACGATTTGCATAGACAATTCCTGCGATGGCGCAACGATCATTGCTTGTATTGCTGGTTTTTCTGGATTTACTCGTTCTAATATCGGCAAGACATATGCCAAAGTTTTACCAGAACCTGTTGGAGATTCTGCTACGATATCATTGCCTGCTAACATTTCTGGAATCATCTGGTCTTGAATCGGCATTGCCGCTTCAAATCCAGCCTTCTCCCATTTCTCTTGCCATATTGGACTTAGTTCTTTTATAAAAGTCATTTGCGATTCCACCTTTTTTTCAATGCTTTTAGTGTACCATATTTGCTGTTTTATCGCCTTTTTGAAACCGGAAAAGTGCAAGCCTCCCTAGTGTCTAATGACTAACAAAGTGCAGTCATTTCTATTTTCTTAAATTCAAAAAGCCAGCCCGGATACCGGACTGACTCAGTCAATTATTCAGTTACTTCTTTTCGTCTGTAGACAATTTCTTTTTCGGCTTCAGTGACTGGTCGAACAGGCTTTTTAATAAAGAAAGCCAGTATCAATGATACGAGCGCGATAAAAGTAGAAACGAAAAACGCGAAGTTAATGCCGTCAAGCATGGCTAAGTTCAAAATACTCTCCGGAGAAGTTCCACTTGCCGCCAATTCTTTCGCTGACGATTCGGTGCGTGTGTTCATGATGGTAATTAAGAAAGCAGATCCAACAGCCCCTGCCACTTGCTGCAACGTATTATTGATTGCTGTTCCGTGAGGGTAAGATTTTATCGGCAAGGTATTCAAACCGTTGGTCATAACCGGCATCATAACCATTGAAATACCAAACATCCGCAATGTGTAAATTACCATAATACTGACGTAACTAGAGTCTAAGCTCAATTGGCTAAACATATACGTCGTTAAAACAACTAATGACAACCCAGGAATGGCCAACACTTTAGCGCCAAAACGGTCGAAAAGTCGGCCAGTAATCGGCGACATAAAGCCCATAATTAAAGCGCCCGGCAACATTAACAACCCCGAGTTAATCGGTGAAATTCCTTTGATGGTTTGGATATAAATCGGCATTAAAATCATTGCTGAGAACATAGACATGGAAAGAGAAATTGAAATAGCAGATGATAAAGCAAACATCGGATATTTATAAATTCGAATTTCCAGTAAAGGCTCATCTAATTTTAATTGGCGGAACCCGAAAACAATTAAAGATATCACACCTATTGCGATTGTCACTATGACAGTGGCATTGGTCCAGCCGAGCGTTCCGGCTGAACTGAACCCGTATAAAACACCGCCGAATCCTAAACTTGAAAGAGCCAACGAAGCTTTATCAAGTGATATATCTCTATTTTGGAATGTTAGGTTCTTTAATTTGAATATCCCTAAAGTAAGAGGAACTAGTGCGATCGGTAAGACAATCCAAAAGAGAACACGCCATGAGTAATGCTCGACGATAAATCCAGAAAGAGTTGGGCCAATTGCAGGTGCAACGACCATAACCAGTCCGAATATCCCCATTGCAGATCCTCGTTTTTCAACAGGAAAAGCAGCAAGCATAACGTTCATTAATAATGGCATCATCAATGCTGCCCCAGAAGCTTGGACCATTCTGCCGATTAGCAGAATGCTAAATGTTGGCGATATTGCCGCCAATAATGTGCCGAGTGCAAATAATGACATCGCCACAATGAAAATCGAACGATTGGAATAGCGCTGAATGAAAAAAGCACTAGCAGGAATCAAAATCCCGTTAACTAGCATATAGCCTGTAACTAACCATTGTGCTGTAGAAGCGGCTATATTTAAATCGATCATAATTTCAGGCAATGCAATGTTCAACAAAGTCTGATTAAAAATCGCTACGAACGCGCCGGTAAAGAGAATGGCAATAATGCCATAAGGTGGTTTTTTCTGTTCTGTCATATTTTCATTTCCTCCATACATCTTACGCTTTTTCTATTTCTTCATTTGATTATTCTATACCGGTTGTATATTTTTTTCAAGTCAAATGTTTTATTCATCTTTAATCATTGATTTGAAAGCGTTTTTAACTTATTATAAAGATAGACTAACGGTATAAAGGTGAGGTATATGAATCCGAAAAAACAACAAATTTTAAGCGCAGCCTACAAGCTGTTCATCAATAAAGGCTATAACCCCTCTTCTATCCAAGACATACTCGATGATGCTGGCGTGTCTAAAGGAACTTTCTACAACTATTTCGGTTCCAAATCTGAGTGCCTTATGGCAATCATGGAATCTATTGGCAGTGAAATTCGCCAGCAACGATTAGCCGCAGCACTTGGAATGCTAACCAACGATCCAGAGGTTCTGGCAGAACAACTGTCTATTCGCATCAAGCTGAACCTTGAAAAAAATCTATTTTCTCTCTACGAAAGCATCTTTTATTCACAAGATCCGGAACTAAAAGCATTTTCCATTAAACAATATACGTTAGAAATGGAATGGATTTCTTCACGAATCGTAGATGTTTTTGGCAAAGAAGCAGCTCCTTACGCATTAGAAAATGCGGCTTTTGTCCACGGTTATGTTCAGCAACTGATCCATTTATGGCGTCTCGTTTCTGTGGAGGAATTACCGGCAGAAAAACTCTCTTCTTTTGTCGTCCGCCGCTTACAAGCAACGATAACTCTTCAAATAGCAGCGAAAGACAGTTTTATTGGCAAGCTCAAATTACCAATCGCCACTTTAGCAGATCATGTTAGCATTGAAGAACTTGCTATGCTATTAGAAGCTTATGCTCAAAACTTAAAAGATCATGCCAACACACGGCAATTAGTGCAGTTTCTAGCAACAGAGCTCGCCACAGAAGCGCCGAGAAAAGCGTTAATTGAAAGTGTCCTAACGACTTTAGCTAATGACAAACGGATCGAAGCTGAACTGTCGATACTCATAGAACAAGTATGGAAGCATTTAGACGAGTTGGCATAAAAAAAGCGAAGCCAGTTTTGGCTTCGCTTTTTTCGACATTTGCTTTTGTGTGCATTTCATCACTAGTAGCTATATTGTCTTCCAGCAAAATGGGGATGCCATGCAAATGTGAAATCGTTTCTTTGTACATTAAAACTGATTTTTTCTGAAGTTAAGTTATCAGCTGTCAGTTCTTGCTACATTTCGGCAATCGTCAGTTCAACTAATCGATTCTTGCGATAGGTTGCTAATTTTTCATCACACATGAACATGGCTCCTACTTTGTATCAACCATTAAAAAAAGCCAGAATCAACCGGCTTTTTCATTGTCTGTATAAGTTTTCATTAATTCATAAAGTGAAGTTTCATATAATTGTCTGCCATTGATCTTAAATACATTTTGTTCGACTAACCCTTGAATGATGGTTTCACGTTTATCTGTGAATTTTGACTCGGGCACTTGTTTCATTTTCATCGTTATCTCCTTCTGGAAGTATTCTTTTATCTTTACCCTATGATTTATCTCTTTAAAACCTGTAACTCAGTAAAGTTGTGTCAAAAATAAAAAAAGAGTTTAATCAGCGCGTTTCGCCAATTAAACTCTTTTTTTATTTTTCTAGCTCTAGCCAAGCCACTGCTTCACAATGCGTTGACTGTGGGAACATATCAACAGGCTGTACTTCTTTTGTGCGGTAGCCACCATCTTCTAATATGCGCAAGTCACGCGCAAGTGTAGCCGGGTTACACGATACATAAACAACACGCGATGGACGCTGCTTGAGAATAGTCCGTAGCAACTGCTCATCACAGCCTTTACGTGGTGGATCGACCACTAAAACATCCGCCTGCTTGCCTTCTTTGTACCAGCGCGGAATCACTTGTTCGGCAGGTCCTGCTTCAAATAATGTATTTGTTAAACCATTTAGTTCCGCGTTGCGTTTAGCGTCTTCAATTGCTTGCGGCACAATTTCAACACCCATGACAAATTTAGCTTGCTTTGCAAGGAACAGAGAAATGGTCCCAATGCCACAATACGCATCAATGACGGTCTCCTGTCCCGTTAATTGAGCGTATTCAAGCGCTTGACCGTAAAGAATTTCTGTTTGTATCGGGTTGATTTGATAAAAAGAGCGTGCTGAAATTTCAAAACGAACGTTACCGATCCGATCTTCAATCACATCTTTGCCCCAAAGCGTTACGGTTTCATCACCAAAAATAACATTGGTTTTTTCATGGTTGATGTTTTGGACAATCGATGTCACTTCCGGAACAGTTGCTTGAATCAATTCAATTGCTCGTGCTGAATGAGCAAACTTCTTTTTCTTAGTGACTAAAACGACCATAATTTCTCCAGTCGCTCGAGCTTTCCGAACCACTACGTGGCGAAGCATACCGCGGTGTGTAGCTTCTTCGTAAGGTTCAATGCCTATTTCCACTAAGTTGTTTTTCAAAGCGACCATAATCGCATCTGCTTCAGGTGTTTGAATCAAACATGTATCCGTATCTGCAATGTCATGAGAACGCGGCTGATAAAATCCAGCGACCACTTTGCCGTCTTGTGTACCAAAAGGAATTTGAGATTTATTGCGGTAGCGCCACGGATCTTCCATACCTTTAACTGGATGTACCGGCACATCTGGTAATTTACCGATACGTGTAATCGCGTCGCGCACTAATTTTCGTTTAAAAGTCATCTGTCCTTCGTAGGACAAGTGCTGAATTTGACAGCCTCCACATGTATCAAACACTGGACACGGAGCTGTAACACGAAAAGGTGAAGCTTGCTGTATTTCGATTAGCTTTGCAAAGCCATAAGATTTCAAGGTTTTTAACACATGGACCGAGACATCTTCTCCTGGCAAAGCGCCTGGGATAAACAGCGGATAGCCATCAACTTTTGCTACGCCTGCACCGTCATGTGTCAAATCTTCTACATGGACTGTTAGTCGATCGTTTTTGTTTACTGGTTTCAAAAAAATTCACTCCATTTCACATCTACTTATCATACAACAAAAAAACGCGTCAGGCAAAAGCCTGTACGCGTTCCTAATTTTTTTCTTTTCTAGCGGGACCATCTTTCAGAGAGAACCAGAAACCAAAAATAATGGCTCCGAACAACACTAGAAATGGTGCATAAAATATCATGAAATCCTGCATGAATAATGCCTCCTCTTATGCGTGGTAATCTGATTTGCCTTCCACGTAGTCCTTATCGAACAAGAACAGACGGAACAACAAGTAAAGCGATGGCAACAACAAGAACAGCCCTGCGATAAATGCAATGATCAAAGCAATCGCCATGGCTTCATTTGTAAAGCTGTCATATATCGTCAAATACGGATAAAGCAAGTACGGGTAATGGGATGCACCATAGGCGAAGAATGCTGTAAAGAACTGACCCATTAACAAAATAAAAGCCCAACCGTAATGACGCTTTTTCCAAATTAGGTAAACCGTTCCAGCAAACAATAAGAACGACAATGCGAATGCCCACCATAAATCAAGAATACGAGCGTAATGCTCTGGATTGTGGCCACGCAGTTCGTAAATAATCCCGGTTGCAGTAACGATTGCGGGAGCTGCCCAAACGAGTGCATATTTACGCATCAAATCAGTCGCTTTCGCATCACCAGCTTTCGATGAGTACCAAGTTAAAAATACCGACGAAATATAAAGAACTGCTGTTAAACTCAAAACGACAATACTCCACATTAACGGACTGGTGAACAATGCCCAGTAATCCAAGTAAGGCTGGCCATTATCAAGTTGGATAAAGCCACCTTCAGACATGGCAAGAACTGGTGATAATGCCGCTGGTAACAACAGCCCAGACAACCCATACATATAGATATACCCTCTATGATTGATTTTTGCTCCGTAAGTCGCAAAAGCGTAATAGGAACCTCGAATCGCCAGCAGTATCAATGCTAGACTAGCTGGAACTAATAAGGTTGTACCGTAGTAAAAAGCGGTTTGCGGAAAAAATCCGATAATCCCGACAAAGAAGAAAACAAAAAATACGTTGGTAACTTCCCAAACTGGTGACAAGTAGCGCTGAATAACCCCTGTCAAAATATGTTGCTTGCCAACAAACGAGCTATAGGCATTAAAGAAGCCGGCGCCGAAGTCAATCGACGCCACGATGACGTATAGAAACAGAAACAACCATAAAACAGAAATCCCAATAATTTCTAGAGTCATTCTTCTTCACCGCCTTTGCCATTTTCACGTGCTGCTAATTCTTTTTCAACGGGGTTGCGTCTATACATTCTCGAAAGAACAACAACCGTCCCGATTCCTAGAATCAAATACAAGCCAGCAAACAAAACAATCATCAAGTCCACATGACCACTAGTAGTTGCCGCTTCATCAATCTTCATATGACCTCGAAGAATCCAAGGCTGGCGTCCTACTTCTGTAAACCACCATCCTGCTTCAATAGCCACGAGTGCCAAAGGACCTCCTGCTACTGTTAGCCAACGGAACCATTTTGTCCGTATAAACGACCAGTTACGCCAAGCCGCCACAACATAGACAAAGGAGAAGAAGGCTAGCCACATCCCAATAGTGACCATCGTATCAAAAAGATAGTGGATCCATAATGGTGGAATTTCGTCCTCTGGGAACTCATTAAGACCTGTTACTTCAGCAAATGGATTACTGTGCGCCAGTATGCTTAAAGCATATGGAATCTTAATGGCGTACTTCACTTCTTCACCATCTAAAACTCCAAACATGACCAAACCAGCATCTTCTTCGGTTTCAAAATGCCACTCAGCAGCTGCCAATTTTTCCGGCTGATACTCTGCCAAATACTTACCAGAAAAATCACCAATTAAAGCCGTAGCGACAGAAAATACCAATGCTAACTTCATCGTCAAGAACAAAGCTTTTTTGTGATAAATATGCGTAGAGCCACGTAACATTCGGAAAGCCGCAATAGAAGCCAGTAAAAATGCGCTGGTCATGAAAGCTGTCGCCATAACGTGCGCTACTTTTGTCGGTACTGCAGGACTAAACATCGCCAGTAGCGGGCTGACGTTAACCATTTCACCATTTAGTATTTCAAAGCCCTGTGGTTGGTTCATAAAGGCGTT is part of the Planococcus kocurii genome and encodes:
- a CDS encoding cytochrome ubiquinol oxidase subunit I, producing the protein MEFQDPAFLSRILTLLTLSFHILYATIGVGVPLMIMIAQWVGIKKKDEHYILMARRWARGFVITVAVGVVTGTAIGLQLSLLWPNFMQLAGNVIALPLFMEVFAFFFEAIFLGIYLYTWDRFEDQRKHFLLLIPVALGAAASSVFITIVNAFMNQPQGFEILNGEMVNVSPLLAMFSPAVPTKVAHVMATAFMTSAFLLASIAAFRMLRGSTHIYHKKALFLTMKLALVFSVATALIGDFSGKYLAEYQPEKLAAAEWHFETEEDAGLVMFGVLDGEEVKYAIKIPYALSILAHSNPFAEVTGLNEFPEDEIPPLWIHYLFDTMVTIGMWLAFFSFVYVVAAWRNWSFIRTKWFRWLTVAGGPLALVAIEAGWWFTEVGRQPWILRGHMKIDEAATTSGHVDLMIVLFAGLYLILGIGTVVVLSRMYRRNPVEKELAARENGKGGEEE